The Lachnospiraceae bacterium oral taxon 500 genome window below encodes:
- a CDS encoding DNA-binding response regulator, whose protein sequence is MRVLLIDDDRLVLSSLRSIMEYNKIEVVGEGGDGEELLELYRQTKPDLVLTDIRMKKVDGIEAAGRLLAEFPEAKLLLLTTFEDQEYIFRALRIGCKGYILKQNISHIIPALQAAYAGSMVFDEEIISKIKADSPAEPKKTAAPELSERESEIIKAVADGLNNKEIAGQLFLSEGTVRNYISELLGKLELRDRTQLAIFYYKCILTNSSAGSGLPK, encoded by the coding sequence ATGAGGGTTTTATTAATAGATGATGACAGGCTGGTATTAAGTTCTTTGCGTAGTATTATGGAATATAATAAGATTGAAGTGGTCGGCGAAGGCGGTGACGGCGAGGAGCTGCTGGAGTTGTACCGCCAGACCAAGCCGGATCTGGTGCTGACGGATATCCGGATGAAAAAAGTCGATGGAATTGAAGCGGCCGGCCGGCTGTTAGCGGAGTTTCCAGAGGCCAAGCTGCTGCTGCTGACAACATTTGAGGATCAGGAATATATTTTCAGGGCGCTGCGGATTGGCTGTAAGGGCTATATTTTAAAGCAGAATATTTCCCACATTATTCCGGCACTGCAGGCGGCATACGCCGGCAGTATGGTTTTTGACGAGGAAATTATTTCCAAAATAAAAGCTGACAGCCCGGCGGAGCCGAAAAAGACGGCAGCGCCGGAACTGTCAGAGAGGGAGAGCGAAATTATCAAAGCTGTAGCCGACGGCTTAAATAACAAAGAAATTGCCGGACAGCTTTTTTTAAGCGAGGGGACGGTGCGCAATTATATTTCCGAACTGCTGGGGAAGCTAGAACTGCGCGACCGCACGCAGCTGGCTATTTTCTATTATAAATGCATTTTAACAAACTCCTCGGCCGGCAGCGGTTTGCCGAAATAG